Proteins encoded in a region of the Polycladomyces subterraneus genome:
- a CDS encoding CoA-binding protein, protein MHQNPSDAERREILSSARNIAVVGLSDNPERTSYMIAKAMQDAGYRIFPVNPNLSGPVLGEKPYASLLEIDEPIDIVDVFRRSEHVMPVAEEAVKAGAKVLWLQQGIVNEEAADYAKKHGMTVVMDRCIKVDHALLVR, encoded by the coding sequence ATGCATCAAAATCCGAGTGATGCCGAGCGGCGCGAAATTTTGTCGTCAGCCCGAAACATCGCCGTCGTCGGTTTGTCCGACAATCCGGAGCGAACCAGCTATATGATCGCCAAAGCCATGCAGGATGCCGGTTACCGGATTTTTCCCGTCAATCCCAATCTGTCCGGCCCGGTGTTGGGAGAAAAGCCATATGCTTCGCTGTTGGAGATCGACGAGCCGATCGATATCGTCGACGTGTTCCGCCGCAGTGAGCATGTGATGCCAGTTGCCGAGGAAGCGGTGAAAGCGGGGGCTAAAGTGCTGTGGCTGCAACAGGGGATTGTGAATGAGGAAGCGGCTGATTATGCCAAAAAACACGGGATGACTGTCGTGATGGACCGTTGCATCAAGGTGGATCATGCCCTGTTGGTACGCTGA